A region from the Linepithema humile isolate Giens D197 chromosome 1, Lhum_UNIL_v1.0, whole genome shotgun sequence genome encodes:
- the LOC105669599 gene encoding uncharacterized protein isoform X3 has protein sequence MALVMLPCDLPWWPAVVKQLDKAALAKNSEDLIDAMQRLHDMCNISLDPEEDVQDSNLFSKLATFLDKDLDLAEREQVFTKTIPQMVERAKALKFTKPPQGLHFSLQQQGDSVEYTYAFVSSLIANAFFSTYPKRTAKTHPTLRDFNFTNFFRHLHKNAQKAKLKSIFHYYNYLEMEQALDGRLIISRQVMTSKQWLTIEDWLESNTPLCPLTIRHEGRLERIETECKVLQVCFANAKIGGGVLDDDVTQETVHVATHPEMLAAILSVEALEDNEVLIIEGVRHMSRINDPRHKAIFEGISKPNVVTVCCIDPEDYSRLPLTQFEEDNILREMNKSLLGFRQRHVPGSPTDPIKTDSETEIGLGSRRLSPIGESFSSTPPETEGEDKVFAASSNSKIDKQPPHDECCKLESAAEMRTRPNGKSMRPPSPHKVCKDASCTNRRNRFIVLGSSGEVLPVTRKSLGQMSVYSSCNSQSTDSFHSAKETIDEEPEEEEKLTKLYSAQLDTPERRGTFAQRLKDALKRESTATGATSSNTSSGESSYAVGISVSGSHVGDQDIKVRRGGSRGFVLRDETVDEEFLKESLEAEQKWLGRFRQSQGPMFQRKDTSASSKYSFSTEYNSDFCSELEEVYEQLSKWLEDPIVTDESRELDARDRAVVRFAGSLLKRALSESFAGVPVQEGEPQPFIDTNDVNQQHKLALAVRSLSLELARQKNRRQQSRALRWSERQSESVCLNKPNTE, from the exons ATGGCTCTAGTAATGTTACCATGTGATTTGCCTTGGTGGCCGGCTGTTGTAAAGCAATTAGACAAAGCTGCCTTGGCCAAGAATTCCGAGGACCTAATAGACGCGATGCAACGATTACATGACATGTGCAA TATAAGCCTCGATCCCGAGGAAGACGTGCAAGACTCCAACCTGTTCTCCAAGTTGGCGACTTTCCTAGATAAAGACCTTGATCTAGCAGAAAGAGAGCAGGTGTTCACGAAGACAATACCGCAGATGGTGGAAAGGGCGAAGGCCTTAAAGTTTACTAAACCTCCACAAGGTCTACACTTTAGTCTCCAACAGCAAG GTGATAGCGTCGAATACACTTACGCTTTCGTCTCCTCCTTAATTGCAAACGCGTTCTTCTCAACGTACCCAAAAAGAACCGCGAAGACTCACCCCACGTTGCGCGATTTCAACTTTACAAACTTCTTCAGGCATCTTCACAA AAACGCACAGAAAGCCAAACTCAAAagcatttttcattattataattatctcgaGATGGAACAAGCACTCGACGGTCGTCTGATCATTTCTAGACAG GTAATGACGTCTAAACAATGGTTGACCATCGAAGATTGGCTGGAAAGTAACACACCTCTGTGTCCGTTGACGATACGTCACGAGGGTCGGCTGGAGAGAATCGAGACAGAATGCAAAGTACTGCAAGTTTGCTTCGCGAACGCTAAAATCGGTGGCGGAGTGCTCGATGACGATGTCACGCAGGAGACTGTACAT gtGGCGACGCATCCGGAGATGCTCGCCGCGATACTATCCGTCGAGGCCTTAGAAGACAACGAAGTACTAATAATCGAGGGTGTGAGACACATGTCGAGAATAAACGATCCGCGGCACAAGGCGATCTTTGAGGGTATCTCGAAGCCGAACGTG GTAACGGTGTGCTGCATAGACCCCGAGGACTATTCGCGGTTGCCGCTTACGCAGTTCGAGGAAGACAACATCCTGCGGGAGATGAACAAATCGCTGCTGGGCTTTCGCCAGAGGCACGTGCCCGGTAGCCCGACCGATCCAATTAAGACGGATTCAGAGACGGAAATTGGTTTGGGTTCGCGCAGATTGTCGCCGATCGGCGAGAGTTTTAGCAGCACCCCGCCGGAAACGGAAGGCGAGGACAAAGTTTTCGCGGCGAGCAGTAATTCCAAGATAG ATAAGCAGCCTCCGCACGATGAGTGCTGCAAATTAGAGAGCGCGGCGGAAATGCGCACCAGGCCTAATGGTAAATCAATGAGGCCACCAAGCCCTCACAAAGTATGCAAGGATGCGAGCTGTACGAATCGCAGGAATCGATTCATCGTGCTCGGGTCGAGCGGTGAGGTTCTGCCAGTGACACGGAAGTCGCTCGGCCAGATGTCAGTCTACAGCAGTTGCAACAGTCAAAGTACAGACAGTTTTCACAGCGCCAAAGAAACGATCGATGAAGAACCTG AGGAAGAGGAAAAGCTCACGAAACTCTATAGCGCACAATTAGATACACCTGAGCGAAGAGGAACTTTTGCGCAGCGGCTGAAAGACGCTTTGAAGCGGGAGAGCACGGCGACCGGGGCGACTTCGTCGAACACCTCTTCCGGTGAGAGCAGTTACGCCGTTGGTATAAGTGTCAGCGGTAGCCATGTCGGTGATCAAGATATCAA GGTGAGAAGAGGCGGCTCGAGGGGTTTTGTCTTGCGAGACGAGACAGTGGATGAGGAGTTCCTGAAGGAATCTCTGGAGGCCGAGCAAAAGTGGCTGGGCCGATTCCGGCAGAGTCAAGGACCCATGTTTCAACGGAAGGACACAAGTGCGAGTAGCAAGTATAGTTTTAGCACAGAGTACAATTCTG ATTTCTGTTCCGAGCTGGAGGAGGTTTACGAGCAATTGTCAAAGTGGTTGGAGGATCCGATAGTGACGGACGAGAGTCGGGAACTAGACGCGAGAGACCGGGCCGTCGTACGATTCGCCGGTTCGCTCCTGAAGCGCGCGTTGAGCGAGTCATTTGCCGGCGTGCCGGTTCAGGAGGGCGAGCCGCAGCCGTTCATCGACACGAACGACGTGAATCAACAACACAAACTGGCTCTAGCTGTCAGGAGTCTCAGCTTGGAGCTCGCCCGACAGAAAAACCGAAGACAGCAATCG CGAGCATTAAGATGGAGTGAGAGACAGTCCGAATCGGTTTGTTTGAATAAACCTAACACAGAATAA
- the CSN6 gene encoding COP9 signalosome complex subunit 6, producing the protein MEIDVPTGDTNEQTPMEVDEDTSERKAQMPGSAIKVMASSGTVGSVSISLHPLVIMNVSEHWTRLRAQEGSDQLVYGALIGKQKGRNIEIMNSFELLFTCIGDDVVIDRVYYNTKEEQFKVVFSEMDFLGWYTTGDMPNERDIRVHKQLCEINESPVLLKLDPRPKNTEHLSVSMYESVIDLVNGDATMLFVPLTYTLATEEAERIGVDHVQRMCNNDQGECSVVAEHLTAQHSAIKMLHARVKLVLRYVQAVQSGELKGNHEVLRAACSLSHRLPVLNNPKFKADFYNQCNDFGLMTYLGIITKGCNNINQFVNKFNILYDRQGVGRRLRSLFF; encoded by the exons ATGGAGATCGACGTGCCTACAGGCGATACAAATGAGCAAACGCCGATGGAAGTCGACGAAGATACTTCCGAAAGGAAAGCGCAGATGCCTGGAAGTGCCATCAAGGTCATGGCATCCTCGGGCACCGTTGGCTCGGTGTCCATCAGCCTGCATCCATTGGTAATCATGAATGTCAGTGAGCACTGGACCAGACTTAGGGCTCAAGAGGGTAGTGATCAGTTAG tatacGGTGCTCTGATTGGTAAACAGAAGGGTCGCAACATAGAGATTATGAATTCTTTTGAATTGCTGTTTACATGTATTGGCGACGATGTCGTAATTGACAGAGTCTATTACAACACGAAGGAAGAGCAATTTAAGGTAGTGTTTAGCGAAATGGACTTTTTGGGCTGGTATACCACTGGAGATATGCCTAATGAAAGAGACATCAGAGTACACAAGCAACTTTGCGAGATAAATGAAAGCCCAGTGTTATTAAAACTTGATCCTAGACCAAAAAATACAGAG CACTTATCCGTCTCCATGTATGAATCAGTGATCGATTTAGTTAACGGTGACGCCACCATGCTGTTTGTTCCGTTAACTTATACATTAGCCACAGAGGAAGCTGAGAGGATTGGAGTCGATCATGTGCAAAGGATGTGTAACAACGATCAAGGCGAATGTTCAGTAG tggCTGAACATTTAACGGCACAGCATAGCGCCATTAAAATGTTGCACGCAAGAGTGAAACTTGTTCTGAGATATGTGCAAGCGGTGCAGAGTGGGGAATTAAAGGGAAATCATGAAGTTCTTCGAGCAGCCTGTTCTTTGAGTCATCGATTGCCTGTCTTAAATAATCCGAAATTTAAGGCCGACTTTTATAAT CAATGTAACGATTTCGGATTGATGACATATCTGGGTATTATAACTAAAGggtgtaataatataaatcaatttgtaaacaaattcaATATTCTGTACGATAGACAAGGCGTAGGTCGACGTCTACGAAGTCTCTTCTTCTGA
- the LOC105669599 gene encoding uncharacterized protein isoform X2: MALVMLPCDLPWWPAVVKQLDKAALAKNSEDLIDAMQRLHDMCNISLDPEEDVQDSNLFSKLATFLDKDLDLAEREQVFTKTIPQMVERAKALKFTKPPQGLHFSLQQQGDSVEYTYAFVSSLIANAFFSTYPKRTAKTHPTLRDFNFTNFFRHLHKNAQKAKLKSIFHYYNYLEMEQALDGRLIISRQVMTSKQWLTIEDWLESNTPLCPLTIRHEGRLERIETECKVLQVCFANAKIGGGVLDDDVTQETVHVATHPEMLAAILSVEALEDNEVLIIEGVRHMSRINDPRHKAIFEGISKPNVVTVCCIDPEDYSRLPLTQFEEDNILREMNKSLLGFRQRHVPGSPTDPIKTDSETEIGLGSRRLSPIGESFSSTPPETEGEDKVFAASSNSKIDKQPPHDECCKLESAAEMRTRPNGKSMRPPSPHKVCKDASCTNRRNRFIVLGSSGEVLPVTRKSLGQMSVYSSCNSQSTDSFHSAKETIDEEPEEEEKLTKLYSAQLDTPERRGTFAQRLKDALKRESTATGATSSNTSSGESSYAVGISVSGSHVGDQDIKVRRGGSRGFVLRDETVDEEFLKESLEAEQKWLGRFRQSQGPMFQRKDTSASSKYSFSTEYNSDFCSELEEVYEQLSKWLEDPIVTDESRELDARDRAVVRFAGSLLKRALSESFAGVPVQEGEPQPFIDTNDVNQQHKLALAVRSLSLELARQKNRRQQSLPRENSPQGGGLLPVATGNWGCGTRFKGNPQLKLVIQWLASSLAGAPRLIYYTSGNPSLSKLDTVTRVLMDRRWSVGDLAAATLRYAVQTIEERVEGKNTLFEEIIGMDKPSP; encoded by the exons ATGGCTCTAGTAATGTTACCATGTGATTTGCCTTGGTGGCCGGCTGTTGTAAAGCAATTAGACAAAGCTGCCTTGGCCAAGAATTCCGAGGACCTAATAGACGCGATGCAACGATTACATGACATGTGCAA TATAAGCCTCGATCCCGAGGAAGACGTGCAAGACTCCAACCTGTTCTCCAAGTTGGCGACTTTCCTAGATAAAGACCTTGATCTAGCAGAAAGAGAGCAGGTGTTCACGAAGACAATACCGCAGATGGTGGAAAGGGCGAAGGCCTTAAAGTTTACTAAACCTCCACAAGGTCTACACTTTAGTCTCCAACAGCAAG GTGATAGCGTCGAATACACTTACGCTTTCGTCTCCTCCTTAATTGCAAACGCGTTCTTCTCAACGTACCCAAAAAGAACCGCGAAGACTCACCCCACGTTGCGCGATTTCAACTTTACAAACTTCTTCAGGCATCTTCACAA AAACGCACAGAAAGCCAAACTCAAAagcatttttcattattataattatctcgaGATGGAACAAGCACTCGACGGTCGTCTGATCATTTCTAGACAG GTAATGACGTCTAAACAATGGTTGACCATCGAAGATTGGCTGGAAAGTAACACACCTCTGTGTCCGTTGACGATACGTCACGAGGGTCGGCTGGAGAGAATCGAGACAGAATGCAAAGTACTGCAAGTTTGCTTCGCGAACGCTAAAATCGGTGGCGGAGTGCTCGATGACGATGTCACGCAGGAGACTGTACAT gtGGCGACGCATCCGGAGATGCTCGCCGCGATACTATCCGTCGAGGCCTTAGAAGACAACGAAGTACTAATAATCGAGGGTGTGAGACACATGTCGAGAATAAACGATCCGCGGCACAAGGCGATCTTTGAGGGTATCTCGAAGCCGAACGTG GTAACGGTGTGCTGCATAGACCCCGAGGACTATTCGCGGTTGCCGCTTACGCAGTTCGAGGAAGACAACATCCTGCGGGAGATGAACAAATCGCTGCTGGGCTTTCGCCAGAGGCACGTGCCCGGTAGCCCGACCGATCCAATTAAGACGGATTCAGAGACGGAAATTGGTTTGGGTTCGCGCAGATTGTCGCCGATCGGCGAGAGTTTTAGCAGCACCCCGCCGGAAACGGAAGGCGAGGACAAAGTTTTCGCGGCGAGCAGTAATTCCAAGATAG ATAAGCAGCCTCCGCACGATGAGTGCTGCAAATTAGAGAGCGCGGCGGAAATGCGCACCAGGCCTAATGGTAAATCAATGAGGCCACCAAGCCCTCACAAAGTATGCAAGGATGCGAGCTGTACGAATCGCAGGAATCGATTCATCGTGCTCGGGTCGAGCGGTGAGGTTCTGCCAGTGACACGGAAGTCGCTCGGCCAGATGTCAGTCTACAGCAGTTGCAACAGTCAAAGTACAGACAGTTTTCACAGCGCCAAAGAAACGATCGATGAAGAACCTG AGGAAGAGGAAAAGCTCACGAAACTCTATAGCGCACAATTAGATACACCTGAGCGAAGAGGAACTTTTGCGCAGCGGCTGAAAGACGCTTTGAAGCGGGAGAGCACGGCGACCGGGGCGACTTCGTCGAACACCTCTTCCGGTGAGAGCAGTTACGCCGTTGGTATAAGTGTCAGCGGTAGCCATGTCGGTGATCAAGATATCAA GGTGAGAAGAGGCGGCTCGAGGGGTTTTGTCTTGCGAGACGAGACAGTGGATGAGGAGTTCCTGAAGGAATCTCTGGAGGCCGAGCAAAAGTGGCTGGGCCGATTCCGGCAGAGTCAAGGACCCATGTTTCAACGGAAGGACACAAGTGCGAGTAGCAAGTATAGTTTTAGCACAGAGTACAATTCTG ATTTCTGTTCCGAGCTGGAGGAGGTTTACGAGCAATTGTCAAAGTGGTTGGAGGATCCGATAGTGACGGACGAGAGTCGGGAACTAGACGCGAGAGACCGGGCCGTCGTACGATTCGCCGGTTCGCTCCTGAAGCGCGCGTTGAGCGAGTCATTTGCCGGCGTGCCGGTTCAGGAGGGCGAGCCGCAGCCGTTCATCGACACGAACGACGTGAATCAACAACACAAACTGGCTCTAGCTGTCAGGAGTCTCAGCTTGGAGCTCGCCCGACAGAAAAACCGAAGACAGCAATCG TTGCCTCGCGAGAACAGTCCTCAGGGGGGAGGTTTACTGCCGGTAGCCACCGGTAACTGGGGATGCGGAACTAGATTCAAGGGTAATCCGCAATTGAAACTCGTTATTCAATGGCTTGCTTCTTCCCTCGCGGGCGCGCCAAGACTAATCTATTACACTTCCGGCAATCCTAGTCTGTCtaag TTAGACACGGTGACCAGAGTTCTGATGGACAGACGTTGGTCGGTGGGCGATCTGGCCGCCGCGACGCTAAGGTACGCCGTGCAGACGATTGAAGAGCGGGTAGAAGGCAAGAACACCCTCTTCGAGGAGATTATTGGTATGGACAAACCGAGTCCTTAG
- the LOC105669599 gene encoding uncharacterized protein isoform X1: MALVMLPCDLPWWPAVVKQLDKAALAKNSEDLIDAMQRLHDMCNISLDPEEDVQDSNLFSKLATFLDKDLDLAEREQVFTKTIPQMVERAKALKFTKPPQGLHFSLQQQGDSVEYTYAFVSSLIANAFFSTYPKRTAKTHPTLRDFNFTNFFRHLHKNAQKAKLKSIFHYYNYLEMEQALDGRLIISRQVMTSKQWLTIEDWLESNTPLCPLTIRHEGRLERIETECKVLQVCFANAKIGGGVLDDDVTQETVHVATHPEMLAAILSVEALEDNEVLIIEGVRHMSRINDPRHKAIFEGISKPNVVTVCCIDPEDYSRLPLTQFEEDNILREMNKSLLGFRQRHVPGSPTDPIKTDSETEIGLGSRRLSPIGESFSSTPPETEGEDKVFAASSNSKIDKQPPHDECCKLESAAEMRTRPNGKSMRPPSPHKVCKDASCTNRRNRFIVLGSSGEVLPVTRKSLGQMSVYSSCNSQSTDSFHSAKETIDEEPEEEEKLTKLYSAQLDTPERRGTFAQRLKDALKRESTATGATSSNTSSGESSYAVGISVSGSHVGDQDIKVRRGGSRGFVLRDETVDEEFLKESLEAEQKWLGRFRQSQGPMFQRKDTSASSKYSFSTEYNSDFCSELEEVYEQLSKWLEDPIVTDESRELDARDRAVVRFAGSLLKRALSESFAGVPVQEGEPQPFIDTNDVNQQHKLALAVRSLSLELARQKNRRQQSVSELEDVDLYEDASSEMVRETKDVQHRKLWAVTFTSEVFQTLVDDQTIVRLSTPPVLESSRTANECKSREVNTLGVLELPRENSPQGGGLLPVATGNWGCGTRFKGNPQLKLVIQWLASSLAGAPRLIYYTSGNPSLSKLDTVTRVLMDRRWSVGDLAAATLRYAVQTIEERVEGKNTLFEEIIGMDKPSP; encoded by the exons ATGGCTCTAGTAATGTTACCATGTGATTTGCCTTGGTGGCCGGCTGTTGTAAAGCAATTAGACAAAGCTGCCTTGGCCAAGAATTCCGAGGACCTAATAGACGCGATGCAACGATTACATGACATGTGCAA TATAAGCCTCGATCCCGAGGAAGACGTGCAAGACTCCAACCTGTTCTCCAAGTTGGCGACTTTCCTAGATAAAGACCTTGATCTAGCAGAAAGAGAGCAGGTGTTCACGAAGACAATACCGCAGATGGTGGAAAGGGCGAAGGCCTTAAAGTTTACTAAACCTCCACAAGGTCTACACTTTAGTCTCCAACAGCAAG GTGATAGCGTCGAATACACTTACGCTTTCGTCTCCTCCTTAATTGCAAACGCGTTCTTCTCAACGTACCCAAAAAGAACCGCGAAGACTCACCCCACGTTGCGCGATTTCAACTTTACAAACTTCTTCAGGCATCTTCACAA AAACGCACAGAAAGCCAAACTCAAAagcatttttcattattataattatctcgaGATGGAACAAGCACTCGACGGTCGTCTGATCATTTCTAGACAG GTAATGACGTCTAAACAATGGTTGACCATCGAAGATTGGCTGGAAAGTAACACACCTCTGTGTCCGTTGACGATACGTCACGAGGGTCGGCTGGAGAGAATCGAGACAGAATGCAAAGTACTGCAAGTTTGCTTCGCGAACGCTAAAATCGGTGGCGGAGTGCTCGATGACGATGTCACGCAGGAGACTGTACAT gtGGCGACGCATCCGGAGATGCTCGCCGCGATACTATCCGTCGAGGCCTTAGAAGACAACGAAGTACTAATAATCGAGGGTGTGAGACACATGTCGAGAATAAACGATCCGCGGCACAAGGCGATCTTTGAGGGTATCTCGAAGCCGAACGTG GTAACGGTGTGCTGCATAGACCCCGAGGACTATTCGCGGTTGCCGCTTACGCAGTTCGAGGAAGACAACATCCTGCGGGAGATGAACAAATCGCTGCTGGGCTTTCGCCAGAGGCACGTGCCCGGTAGCCCGACCGATCCAATTAAGACGGATTCAGAGACGGAAATTGGTTTGGGTTCGCGCAGATTGTCGCCGATCGGCGAGAGTTTTAGCAGCACCCCGCCGGAAACGGAAGGCGAGGACAAAGTTTTCGCGGCGAGCAGTAATTCCAAGATAG ATAAGCAGCCTCCGCACGATGAGTGCTGCAAATTAGAGAGCGCGGCGGAAATGCGCACCAGGCCTAATGGTAAATCAATGAGGCCACCAAGCCCTCACAAAGTATGCAAGGATGCGAGCTGTACGAATCGCAGGAATCGATTCATCGTGCTCGGGTCGAGCGGTGAGGTTCTGCCAGTGACACGGAAGTCGCTCGGCCAGATGTCAGTCTACAGCAGTTGCAACAGTCAAAGTACAGACAGTTTTCACAGCGCCAAAGAAACGATCGATGAAGAACCTG AGGAAGAGGAAAAGCTCACGAAACTCTATAGCGCACAATTAGATACACCTGAGCGAAGAGGAACTTTTGCGCAGCGGCTGAAAGACGCTTTGAAGCGGGAGAGCACGGCGACCGGGGCGACTTCGTCGAACACCTCTTCCGGTGAGAGCAGTTACGCCGTTGGTATAAGTGTCAGCGGTAGCCATGTCGGTGATCAAGATATCAA GGTGAGAAGAGGCGGCTCGAGGGGTTTTGTCTTGCGAGACGAGACAGTGGATGAGGAGTTCCTGAAGGAATCTCTGGAGGCCGAGCAAAAGTGGCTGGGCCGATTCCGGCAGAGTCAAGGACCCATGTTTCAACGGAAGGACACAAGTGCGAGTAGCAAGTATAGTTTTAGCACAGAGTACAATTCTG ATTTCTGTTCCGAGCTGGAGGAGGTTTACGAGCAATTGTCAAAGTGGTTGGAGGATCCGATAGTGACGGACGAGAGTCGGGAACTAGACGCGAGAGACCGGGCCGTCGTACGATTCGCCGGTTCGCTCCTGAAGCGCGCGTTGAGCGAGTCATTTGCCGGCGTGCCGGTTCAGGAGGGCGAGCCGCAGCCGTTCATCGACACGAACGACGTGAATCAACAACACAAACTGGCTCTAGCTGTCAGGAGTCTCAGCTTGGAGCTCGCCCGACAGAAAAACCGAAGACAGCAATCG GTGTCTGAGTTGGAAGATGTAGATCTTTACGAGGATGCCTCAAGCGAGATGGTAAGAGAAACTAAGGATGTCCAACATAGGAAACTTTGGGCTGTCACATTCACGTCGGAAGTGTTTCAAACATTGGTCGATGATCAAACGATCGTGCGCCTGTCTACGCCGCCTGTGCTCGAGTCAAGCCGAACGGCAAACGAGTGTAAATCGCGCGAAGTGAACACGCTCGGTGTTCTGGAG TTGCCTCGCGAGAACAGTCCTCAGGGGGGAGGTTTACTGCCGGTAGCCACCGGTAACTGGGGATGCGGAACTAGATTCAAGGGTAATCCGCAATTGAAACTCGTTATTCAATGGCTTGCTTCTTCCCTCGCGGGCGCGCCAAGACTAATCTATTACACTTCCGGCAATCCTAGTCTGTCtaag TTAGACACGGTGACCAGAGTTCTGATGGACAGACGTTGGTCGGTGGGCGATCTGGCCGCCGCGACGCTAAGGTACGCCGTGCAGACGATTGAAGAGCGGGTAGAAGGCAAGAACACCCTCTTCGAGGAGATTATTGGTATGGACAAACCGAGTCCTTAG